A single genomic interval of Bradyrhizobium japonicum USDA 6 harbors:
- a CDS encoding thiolase family protein, with protein sequence MTNSLRTPYDGVVIAAPVTIPYVRYSIESAQWWIGRALSTLVARAGIKASDIDGLCVSSFTMGTDSGIGLTQHFGLCVRWLDTIPLGGASAIAGLRKAARAVQARDADIVACIAGDTNHVDSFRLTLENFSRFNQDAVYPYGAGGANASFALIARNYMRTFGVTREDVGRIAVAQRANALRNPHALMKTPLTMEQYLAARPISDPIHLFDCVMPCAGAEAFLVMRDETAASLGLTAARLLSTIERHNAFADDPMQVRGGWAMDVGELYAMAGVKPDDLDIVQTYDDYPVITMMQFEDLGFCNKGEGAEFVRQHDLTIDGDFPHNTSGGQLSAGQAGAAGAYLGLVEGLRQVLGTAGPTQVRNASLALASGFGMINYDRGLASGAAIFVGPSR encoded by the coding sequence GTGACCAATTCCTTACGCACACCGTACGACGGCGTCGTGATTGCGGCGCCCGTCACGATTCCCTATGTGCGCTACTCCATCGAGAGTGCGCAATGGTGGATCGGCCGGGCACTGAGTACGCTGGTTGCGCGGGCCGGCATCAAGGCTTCCGACATCGACGGTCTGTGCGTCTCCAGCTTCACCATGGGTACCGACAGCGGGATCGGGCTGACGCAACATTTCGGGCTCTGCGTGCGATGGCTGGATACGATTCCGCTCGGCGGCGCCAGCGCCATCGCAGGCTTGCGAAAGGCGGCGCGCGCGGTTCAGGCGCGCGACGCCGACATCGTGGCGTGCATCGCCGGCGACACCAACCATGTCGATTCCTTCCGGCTGACGCTGGAGAACTTTTCGCGGTTCAACCAAGACGCCGTCTATCCCTACGGCGCGGGCGGCGCCAATGCGAGCTTCGCGCTGATTGCGCGCAACTATATGCGGACCTTCGGCGTCACGCGTGAAGATGTCGGCAGGATCGCCGTCGCCCAGCGCGCCAATGCCCTGCGCAACCCGCATGCGCTGATGAAGACGCCGTTGACGATGGAGCAGTATCTGGCGGCCCGGCCGATCTCCGATCCCATCCATCTCTTCGACTGCGTGATGCCATGCGCCGGCGCCGAGGCCTTCCTGGTGATGCGGGACGAGACCGCGGCTTCGCTCGGGCTGACAGCAGCACGGCTGCTTTCGACGATCGAGCGGCACAATGCCTTTGCCGACGATCCGATGCAGGTCCGCGGCGGCTGGGCAATGGACGTCGGCGAGCTCTATGCGATGGCCGGCGTGAAGCCCGATGATCTCGATATCGTGCAGACCTATGACGACTACCCCGTCATCACGATGATGCAGTTCGAGGATCTCGGATTCTGCAACAAGGGGGAGGGGGCCGAGTTCGTGCGCCAGCACGATCTCACCATCGACGGCGACTTTCCGCACAACACGTCGGGCGGACAGCTCTCGGCCGGACAGGCCGGTGCCGCCGGCGCCTATCTCGGTCTCGTCGAGGGACTTCGACAGGTTCTGGGGACTGCAGGCCCCACCCAGGTCAGGAATGCGAGCCTCGCCTTGGCCTCGGGGTTCGGTATGATCAACTATGACCGTGGTCTCGCCTCGGGCGCCGCGATCTTTGTAGGGCCGTCGCGATGA